A stretch of the Pygocentrus nattereri isolate fPygNat1 chromosome 29, fPygNat1.pri, whole genome shotgun sequence genome encodes the following:
- the sypb gene encoding synaptophysin b, which translates to MDTVNQLVATGQFTIIKQPLGFIKILQWFFAIFAFSTCGSYSGVFRMSVECKNRTESDLDIEVEFAYPFRLHQVWFDVPTCKGPEPERLFLEGDYSSSAEFFVTIGVFSFLYSMAALSIYIFLLEKYREGNRGAQADFVMTALFTFFWLVSSSAWAKGLSDVKKATDPDQVINLISACDREENRCREVHEPVVSGLNTSVAFGFCNLVLWGGNLWFVFKETGWLGAFAGTYAPSGEKQPAPDSYGQQGYGQDPYAGSQGGYQPDYGQQGGGYEGGSYNQGGYDQGGPTSFSNEI; encoded by the exons ATGGATACAGTCAACCAG TTGGTTGCCACTGGGCAGTTCACCATCATCAAACAGCCTTTAGGCTTCATAAAGATACTACAATGG TTTTTCGCCATCTTTGCGTTCTCCACCTGTGGCTCTTATTCTGGAGTCTTCCGGATGAGTGTGGAGTGCAAGAACCGAACGGAGAGTGACCTTGACATCGAGGTGGAGTTCGCTTACCCGTTCAG GCTTCATCAGGTGTGGTTCGATGTACCAACATGTAAAGGGCCGGAGCCGGAGCGGCTGTTTCTGGAGGGAGATTACTCTTCCTCCGCCGAGTTCTTCGTCACCATTGGCGTTTTCTCCTTCCTCTACTCCATGGCAGCACTGTCCATCTACATCTTCCTGTTGGAGAAATATCGTGAAGGCAACCGCGGAGCACAGGCT gaTTTTGTGATGACGGCTCTGTTTACCTTCTTTTGGCTGGTGAGTTCGTCAGCATGGGCTAAAGGCCTCTCAGACGTTAAGAAAGCCACAGACCCTGACCAGGTCATCAACCTGATTTCTGCCTGTGACCGCGAGGAGAACCGCTGCCGAGAAGTGCATGAACCTGTCGTCTCTGGCCTGAACACATCTGTG GCGTTTGGCTTCTGTAACTTGGTGCTCTGGGGAGGAAACCTTTGGTTTGTCTTTAAGGAGACTGGTTGGCTGGGCGCTTTCGCGGGTACCTACGCGCCCTCTGGAGAAAAGCAGCCAGCTCCAGACTCCTACGGACAGCAGG GTTATGGGCAGGACCCTTACGCTGGATCCCAGGGCGGCTACCAGCCCGACTACGGCCAACAAGGAGGTGGATATGAAGGAGGGAGCTACAACCAGGGAGGTTATGATCAGGGAGGTCCTACCTCCTTCTCCAATGAGATATGA